A single window of Streptomyces aquilus DNA harbors:
- a CDS encoding class I SAM-dependent methyltransferase, with protein MSIRTTVKNVLGEKNVRVVRQLKRRISGQPPQPVKKKPTGIDAISHDLNKLAVHFKTDKWGAHRYTQHYQRHLQHLKNEEFNLLEIGIGGYNRPGQGGASLRMWKAFFPKAQIFGMDIQDKSHVDEDRITTFIGDQSDPSSLNAVADKIGDLDVIIDDGSHRPPHVLTTFATLFPRLKDGGIYVVEDTQSSYWPEWMGSEDLDDPNTSMAMLKRLTDGLNYEEFVDEHYQPSYTDLNVVGVHFYHNLVIIEKGKNAEGTNKRSALKARYAKK; from the coding sequence ATGTCGATCAGAACAACTGTGAAGAACGTGTTGGGTGAGAAGAACGTGCGTGTCGTGCGCCAGTTGAAGCGACGTATCTCCGGCCAGCCGCCCCAGCCGGTCAAGAAGAAGCCCACCGGGATCGACGCCATCTCCCACGACCTCAACAAACTCGCCGTGCACTTCAAGACGGACAAGTGGGGCGCGCACCGCTACACCCAGCACTACCAGAGGCACCTCCAGCACCTGAAGAACGAGGAGTTCAACCTGCTGGAGATCGGTATCGGCGGCTACAACCGGCCCGGCCAGGGCGGCGCCTCGCTGCGCATGTGGAAGGCGTTCTTCCCGAAGGCGCAGATCTTCGGCATGGACATCCAGGACAAGTCCCATGTCGACGAGGACCGCATCACGACGTTCATCGGCGACCAGTCCGACCCGTCGTCGCTGAACGCCGTCGCCGACAAGATCGGTGACCTCGACGTCATCATCGACGACGGCAGCCACCGTCCCCCGCACGTGCTCACCACGTTCGCCACGCTCTTCCCGCGCCTCAAGGACGGCGGCATCTACGTCGTCGAGGACACCCAGTCGTCGTACTGGCCCGAGTGGATGGGCAGCGAGGACCTCGACGACCCGAACACCAGCATGGCGATGCTCAAGCGGCTGACGGACGGCCTCAACTACGAGGAGTTCGTGGACGAGCACTACCAGCCCAGCTACACCGACCTCAACGTCGTGGGCGTGCACTTCTACCACAACCTGGTGATCATCGAGAAGGGCAAGAACGCCGAGGGCACCAACAAGCGCAGTGCGCTGAAGGCGCGTTACGCCAAGAAGTGA
- a CDS encoding glucose-1-phosphate thymidylyltransferase codes for MKALVLSGGAGTRLRPITHTSAKQLVPVANKPVLFYGLESIAAAGITEVGMIVGDTAAEIEEAVGDGSKFGLEVTYIPQERPLGLAHAVLIAREFLADDDFVMYLGDNFIVGGIAALVDEFRAHRPDAQILLTRVPDPRAFGVAELDAAGQVIGLEEKPETPKSDLALVGVYLFTPAIHDAVRAIAPSWRGELEITHAIQHLIDARADVRSTVIKGYWKDTGNVTDMLEVNRTVLETVAHRIDGEVDERSELVGRVVLEEGARIVNSRIVGPVIIGSGTVVEDSYVGPFTSLAENCRVTDSELEFSIVLRDSSIRGVGRIESSLIGRHVEVTPTTGMPAAHRLVLGDHSKVQIRS; via the coding sequence ATGAAGGCTCTAGTCCTCTCTGGCGGTGCCGGTACCCGCTTGCGGCCGATCACCCACACCTCGGCCAAACAACTCGTTCCCGTGGCGAACAAGCCCGTCCTGTTCTACGGCCTGGAGTCCATCGCGGCCGCCGGGATCACCGAGGTCGGCATGATCGTCGGGGACACGGCCGCCGAGATCGAGGAAGCGGTCGGCGACGGCTCGAAGTTCGGCCTGGAGGTCACCTACATCCCCCAGGAGCGCCCCCTCGGCCTCGCCCACGCCGTGCTGATCGCCCGGGAGTTCCTCGCCGACGACGACTTCGTGATGTACCTCGGCGACAACTTCATCGTCGGCGGCATCGCCGCCCTCGTCGACGAGTTCCGCGCCCACCGCCCCGACGCGCAGATCCTCCTCACCCGCGTCCCCGACCCGCGCGCCTTCGGTGTCGCCGAGCTCGACGCCGCGGGCCAGGTGATCGGCCTGGAGGAGAAGCCCGAGACCCCCAAGAGCGATCTCGCGCTGGTCGGCGTCTACCTGTTCACGCCTGCCATTCACGACGCGGTCCGGGCCATCGCCCCGTCCTGGCGCGGCGAGCTGGAGATCACCCACGCCATCCAGCACCTCATCGACGCCCGCGCCGACGTCCGCTCCACGGTGATCAAGGGCTACTGGAAGGACACCGGCAACGTCACCGACATGCTGGAGGTCAACCGCACCGTCCTGGAGACCGTCGCGCACCGCATCGACGGCGAGGTGGACGAGCGCTCCGAGCTCGTCGGCCGGGTCGTCCTCGAAGAAGGCGCGCGGATCGTCAACTCCCGCATCGTCGGACCCGTGATCATCGGCTCCGGCACCGTCGTCGAGGACTCCTACGTCGGCCCCTTCACCTCGCTCGCCGAGAACTGCCGCGTCACCGACAGCGAGTTGGAGTTCTCCATCGTGCTGCGGGACTCCTCGATCCGGGGCGTGGGGCGTATAGAGTCCTCCCTCATCGGCCGGCACGTCGAGGTCACCCCGACGACCGGTATGCCCGCTGCCCACCGTCTAGTGCTCGGAGACCACAGCAAGGTGCAGATCCGTTCATGA
- the rfbB gene encoding dTDP-glucose 4,6-dehydratase, producing the protein MNLLVTGAAGFIGSQYVRRLLASADSDASRITVLDKLTYAGTLDNLELEHPRLEFVQGDIRDAELVDKLMADADQVVHFAAESHVDRSIAGAGDFVLTNVVGTQTLLDAALRHGTGPFVHVSTDEVYGSIDEGSWPETHPLAPNSPYSASKASSDLLALAYHRTHGLDVRVTRCSNNYGPHQFPEKVIPLFITHLLDGRNVPLYGDGRNVRDWLHVDDHCQGVDLVRTKGRAGEVYNIGGGTELSNKELTGLLLQACGAGWDMVEYVEDRKGHDLRYSVDWTKIRTELGYAPRHDFATGLADTVAWYRAHRTWWEPLKRRITPH; encoded by the coding sequence ATGAACCTCCTCGTCACCGGCGCCGCCGGCTTCATCGGCTCCCAGTACGTGCGCAGGCTCCTGGCCTCGGCGGACTCCGACGCGTCCCGGATCACCGTGCTGGACAAGCTGACCTACGCCGGCACCCTGGACAACCTCGAACTGGAGCATCCCCGCCTTGAGTTCGTGCAGGGCGACATCCGGGACGCGGAGCTGGTCGACAAGCTGATGGCCGACGCGGACCAGGTCGTGCACTTCGCCGCCGAGTCCCACGTGGACCGCTCGATCGCCGGCGCCGGCGACTTCGTGCTCACCAACGTGGTCGGCACCCAGACCCTGCTGGACGCCGCCCTCAGACACGGCACCGGCCCGTTCGTGCACGTCTCCACCGACGAGGTCTACGGCTCCATCGACGAGGGCTCCTGGCCCGAGACCCACCCGCTCGCGCCGAACTCGCCGTACTCCGCCTCCAAGGCCTCCTCCGACCTGCTCGCCCTCGCCTACCACCGCACCCACGGCCTGGACGTCCGCGTCACCCGCTGCTCCAACAACTACGGGCCGCACCAGTTCCCGGAGAAGGTGATCCCGCTCTTCATCACCCATCTCCTCGACGGCAGGAACGTCCCGCTGTACGGCGACGGCCGCAACGTCCGCGACTGGCTGCACGTCGACGACCACTGCCAGGGCGTCGACCTCGTCCGCACCAAGGGCCGGGCCGGCGAGGTCTACAACATCGGCGGCGGCACCGAACTGAGCAACAAGGAACTCACCGGGCTGCTGCTCCAGGCATGCGGCGCCGGCTGGGACATGGTCGAGTACGTCGAGGACCGCAAGGGCCACGACCTGCGCTACTCCGTCGACTGGACCAAGATCCGCACCGAACTCGGCTACGCTCCCCGGCACGACTTCGCCACCGGCCTCGCCGACACCGTCGCCTGGTACCGCGCCCACCGCACCTGGTGGGAGCCGCTCAAGCGACGCATCACCCCTCACTAA
- a CDS encoding XdhC family protein, with product MREILPALSAWYAAGAPFGLATVVAVSRSAPRDPGAAMAVGPGEEVVGSVSGGCVEGAVFELAQEVVASGEARLQTFGYSDEDAFAVGLTCGGEITLLVRPVTPALDPAFGEVAASVAAGRPVTVATVTDGPAPRGATLAVWPDRVAGTLGTTGLDAAVTADARGELALGATGLRHYGPRGERREDAVSVFLHSFAPPPRMLVFGAIDYAAAVARIGDFLGYRVTVCDARPVFATPKRFPPGVEVVVDWPHRYLQGTDTDERTVICVLTHDPKFDVPLLQEALRRPAAYIGAMGSRRTHDDRMKRLVDGGLTDRQLSRLRSPVGLDLGARTPEEVAVSVAAEIVALRWGGTGTPLTATAGAIHPRGT from the coding sequence GTGCGTGAGATTCTCCCGGCGCTGAGCGCCTGGTACGCGGCGGGAGCGCCGTTCGGGTTGGCGACCGTCGTGGCCGTGAGCCGCAGTGCGCCGCGTGATCCGGGTGCCGCGATGGCGGTCGGGCCCGGCGAGGAGGTCGTCGGCAGTGTGTCGGGGGGATGTGTGGAGGGGGCGGTGTTCGAGCTGGCTCAGGAGGTGGTGGCGAGCGGGGAGGCGCGGCTTCAGACCTTCGGGTACAGCGACGAGGACGCCTTCGCGGTCGGGCTCACCTGCGGCGGCGAGATCACGCTGCTGGTGCGGCCCGTCACGCCTGCGCTGGACCCGGCCTTCGGCGAGGTCGCCGCGTCCGTGGCCGCGGGGCGGCCGGTGACCGTGGCCACGGTGACCGACGGTCCGGCGCCGCGCGGCGCGACCCTCGCCGTGTGGCCGGACCGGGTGGCGGGCACCCTCGGCACGACGGGCTTGGACGCGGCGGTCACCGCCGACGCGCGCGGTGAACTCGCCCTCGGGGCAACGGGCTTGCGGCACTACGGTCCGCGGGGCGAGCGCCGGGAGGACGCGGTGAGTGTCTTCCTGCACTCCTTCGCCCCGCCCCCGCGGATGCTGGTCTTCGGCGCCATCGACTACGCCGCCGCGGTCGCCCGGATCGGCGACTTCCTCGGCTATCGGGTGACTGTTTGCGACGCCCGGCCGGTGTTCGCCACCCCCAAGCGCTTCCCGCCGGGCGTGGAGGTCGTCGTGGACTGGCCGCACCGCTACCTCCAGGGCACCGACACCGACGAGCGCACGGTGATCTGCGTCCTCACCCACGACCCCAAGTTCGACGTCCCGCTGCTCCAGGAGGCGCTGCGGCGGCCCGCCGCGTACATCGGCGCGATGGGCAGCCGGCGTACCCACGACGACCGGATGAAGCGGCTGGTCGACGGCGGACTGACGGACCGTCAACTGTCACGGCTGCGCTCCCCGGTGGGGCTCGACCTGGGCGCCCGTACGCCCGAGGAGGTGGCCGTCTCGGTCGCCGCGGAGATCGTCGCGCTGCGGTGGGGCGGCACCGGCACCCCGCTGACGGCGACCGCGGGCGCCATCCATCCCCGGGGAACCTGA
- a CDS encoding aminoglycoside phosphotransferase family protein translates to MDGVLIDTSLVRRLLTAQFPQWAHLPLAPVPQSGMDNATFRLGDELSVRLPRYAHWSGQVAREHRWLPRLAPRLPLAVSEPLEIGEPGEGYPYPWSVYRWLVGETATTEALADPVRAGLDLAGFVNALKDIDATGGPGPEQSNAFRGVPLGDPRDSLAAEARVRPKLEALAGTGMVDIDAVTEVWEAALAAPAWHKPPVWIHGDLATGNLLMRDGRLSAVIDFGTLAVADPAVDLQPAWMFLPPQGREAFREAVDADEATWARARGWALAGSLPVPDDPFFQQDPARVTAALDHLEQVVEDHRRHG, encoded by the coding sequence ATGGACGGCGTGCTGATCGACACCTCGCTCGTACGCCGTCTGCTGACCGCCCAGTTCCCGCAATGGGCCCACCTCCCGCTCGCCCCGGTGCCGCAGTCCGGCATGGACAACGCGACCTTCCGGCTCGGTGACGAGCTGTCCGTACGGCTGCCGCGGTACGCCCACTGGTCCGGGCAGGTGGCCCGGGAACACCGCTGGCTGCCCCGGCTCGCCCCGCGTCTGCCGCTGGCCGTGTCCGAACCGCTGGAGATCGGCGAACCGGGCGAGGGCTACCCCTACCCCTGGTCGGTGTACCGCTGGCTGGTGGGCGAGACGGCGACGACCGAGGCTCTGGCCGACCCGGTGCGGGCCGGGCTGGATCTGGCGGGGTTCGTCAACGCGCTGAAGGACATCGACGCGACCGGCGGTCCCGGTCCCGAGCAGAGCAACGCCTTCCGTGGCGTCCCCCTGGGCGACCCGCGTGACTCGCTGGCCGCCGAGGCGCGCGTCCGGCCCAAGCTGGAGGCGCTGGCGGGAACGGGGATGGTCGACATCGACGCCGTGACGGAGGTGTGGGAGGCGGCCCTCGCCGCGCCCGCCTGGCACAAGCCGCCGGTGTGGATCCACGGTGACCTGGCGACGGGCAATCTGCTGATGCGCGACGGCCGGCTGAGCGCCGTCATCGACTTCGGGACGCTCGCCGTCGCCGACCCGGCGGTCGACCTCCAGCCCGCGTGGATGTTCTTGCCGCCGCAGGGTCGCGAGGCCTTCCGTGAGGCGGTCGACGCCGACGAGGCGACCTGGGCGCGGGCGCGCGGGTGGGCGCTGGCCGGGTCGCTGCCGGTGCCGGACGACCCGTTCTTCCAGCAGGACCCCGCACGGGTGACGGCGGCCCTCGATCACCTGGAGCAGGTCGTCGAGGATCACCGGCGACACGGCTGA
- a CDS encoding elongation factor G — protein sequence MHLLNLGILAHVDAGKTSLTERLLHSVGVIDEIGSVDAGSTQTDTLALERRRGITIKSAVVSFAVDDITVNLIDTPGHPDFIAEVERVLGVLDGAVLVVSAVEGVQAQTRVLMRTLQRLRIPTLIFVNKIDRRGARYDAVLDALAERLTPAIVPMGRAVELGAREAAFVPGPVAPDVLADHDDELLAAYVDGTLADERLRSALVAQTRQGLVHPVYFGSAVTGAGVPELIDGIKQLLPAADGDPEGTVSGSVFKVERGPAGEKVAYARLFSGTLRTRDRVPFGPGREEGRVTAVSVFDHGTDVRADAVPAGRIARLWGLGNIRIGDTIGEPRKRHGHFFSPPTLETVVVPGPGTDRRALHLALTQLAEQDPLIDLRHDEVRQELSVSLYGEVQKEVIEATLAEEFGLAVGFRETTPLCVERPTGTGAAAEFIKKEANPFLATIGLRVDPAPPGTGVTFGLEVELGAMPYAFFRAVEDTVRETLAQGLHGWQVADCAVTMTHSGYWPRQSHAHQGFDKSMSSTGADFRGLTPLVLAEALRRAGTRVYEPMHRFRLEAPADTLGALLPVLSAARAVPETTETRGALCVLEGVVPAARVHGLEQRLPGLTRGEAEWESAFEDYAPVAGGDDVPERPRTDHNPLNRKEYLLNVTGRRG from the coding sequence GTGCACTTGCTCAACCTCGGGATTCTCGCCCATGTCGACGCCGGTAAGACCAGCCTGACCGAGCGGCTGCTGCACTCGGTCGGGGTGATCGACGAGATCGGCAGCGTCGACGCCGGCAGTACACAGACCGACACCCTCGCGCTGGAGCGCCGGCGCGGCATCACCATCAAGTCGGCCGTCGTCTCGTTCGCGGTCGACGACATCACCGTCAACCTCATCGACACCCCCGGCCACCCTGATTTCATCGCCGAGGTGGAGCGCGTCCTCGGCGTGCTCGACGGGGCCGTCCTGGTCGTCTCGGCCGTCGAGGGCGTCCAGGCGCAGACCCGCGTCCTGATGCGGACGCTCCAGCGGCTGCGCATCCCCACGCTGATCTTCGTCAACAAGATCGACCGCCGCGGGGCACGGTACGACGCTGTCCTCGACGCCCTCGCCGAGCGGCTCACGCCCGCGATCGTGCCGATGGGGCGAGCCGTGGAACTCGGCGCCCGGGAGGCGGCGTTCGTCCCCGGTCCGGTGGCGCCCGACGTCCTCGCCGACCATGACGACGAGTTGCTCGCCGCGTACGTCGACGGGACTCTCGCGGACGAGCGGCTGCGGTCCGCTCTCGTCGCCCAGACCCGGCAGGGCCTCGTCCACCCGGTGTATTTCGGCTCGGCCGTCACCGGCGCCGGGGTGCCCGAACTGATCGACGGGATCAAGCAGTTGCTGCCCGCCGCCGACGGCGACCCGGAAGGGACCGTCTCCGGCAGCGTGTTCAAGGTCGAGCGGGGTCCGGCGGGGGAGAAGGTGGCGTACGCGCGGCTGTTCTCCGGCACCCTGCGCACCCGTGACCGCGTTCCCTTCGGTCCCGGGCGCGAGGAGGGCCGGGTCACCGCGGTCAGCGTCTTCGACCACGGGACGGACGTCCGTGCGGACGCGGTCCCGGCGGGCCGGATCGCGCGGCTGTGGGGGCTGGGGAACATCCGCATCGGCGACACGATCGGCGAACCCCGCAAACGGCACGGCCACTTCTTCTCCCCGCCCACCCTGGAGACCGTCGTCGTCCCCGGCCCGGGCACCGACCGCAGGGCCCTGCACCTGGCCCTCACCCAGCTCGCCGAACAGGACCCGCTGATCGACCTGCGCCACGACGAGGTGCGCCAGGAACTGTCCGTCTCCCTCTACGGCGAGGTCCAGAAGGAGGTCATCGAGGCCACCCTCGCCGAGGAGTTCGGGCTCGCCGTCGGCTTCCGGGAGACCACACCGCTGTGCGTCGAACGCCCGACGGGGACGGGCGCAGCCGCCGAGTTCATCAAGAAGGAGGCCAACCCCTTCCTCGCCACTATCGGCCTGCGCGTCGACCCGGCCCCGCCCGGCACCGGCGTCACCTTCGGCCTGGAGGTGGAGCTGGGGGCGATGCCGTACGCCTTCTTCCGTGCGGTCGAGGACACCGTCCGCGAGACCCTCGCCCAGGGGCTGCACGGCTGGCAGGTCGCCGACTGCGCGGTCACCATGACCCACTCGGGCTACTGGCCCCGGCAGAGCCACGCCCACCAGGGCTTCGACAAGAGCATGTCCAGCACCGGCGCCGACTTCCGCGGCCTGACCCCGCTGGTCCTCGCCGAGGCGCTGCGCCGGGCGGGCACGCGGGTGTACGAGCCGATGCACCGCTTCCGGCTGGAGGCCCCGGCGGACACGCTGGGCGCGCTGCTGCCGGTGCTGTCCGCGGCGCGCGCGGTGCCGGAGACCACCGAGACGCGGGGTGCGCTGTGCGTGCTGGAGGGCGTGGTCCCGGCGGCCCGGGTGCACGGCCTCGAACAGCGGCTGCCGGGGCTGACCCGAGGCGAGGCCGAGTGGGAGAGCGCCTTCGAGGACTACGCGCCGGTGGCGGGCGGGGACGACGTCCCCGAGCGTCCGCGGACCGACCACAACCCGCTCAACCGCAAGGAGTATCTGCTGAACGTAACGGGCCGAAGGGGTTAG
- a CDS encoding metallophosphoesterase family protein, whose product MRLLLLSDTHLPRRAKELPAPLLAELPRADVVFHAGDWVDTATLDLLERLSRRLVGVHGNNDGPALRARLPEVAYAELGGLRFAVVHETGPAQGREARCAARFPDADVLVFGHSHIPWDTTAPTGLRLLNPGSPTDRRRQPHCTYMTATVEDGRLDDVLLHRLPPR is encoded by the coding sequence GTGCGTCTGCTTCTGCTGTCCGACACCCATCTGCCCCGGCGCGCCAAGGAGCTCCCGGCCCCGCTGCTGGCCGAACTCCCGCGCGCCGACGTGGTGTTCCACGCGGGCGACTGGGTCGACACGGCCACCCTGGACCTGCTGGAGCGGCTCAGCCGCCGCCTCGTCGGCGTCCACGGCAACAACGACGGACCGGCACTGCGGGCCCGGCTGCCGGAGGTCGCGTACGCCGAACTCGGCGGCCTGCGCTTCGCGGTGGTCCACGAGACCGGCCCCGCGCAGGGCCGCGAGGCACGCTGTGCCGCCCGCTTCCCCGACGCCGACGTGCTGGTCTTCGGACACAGTCACATCCCCTGGGACACCACCGCCCCGACCGGTCTGCGGCTGCTCAACCCCGGCTCCCCGACGGACCGGCGGCGCCAGCCGCACTGCACGTACATGACGGCGACCGTCGAGGACGGCCGCCTGGACGACGTGCTGCTGCACCGGCTGCCTCCGCGGTAG
- a CDS encoding glycosyltransferase family 2 protein: MPVKVSVVVPVYNPGVYIEDCIASLKRQSLPPDEYEVIFVDDGSTDSTPGRLDELAAEDPRVRVIHQENSGWSGKPRNVGIEAARGEFVMFVDNDDYLGNEALERMYDYGVANGADVIVGKMAGKGRPVPVELFRRNRPHASVENAPLIDSLTPHKMFRRAFLDDIGLRFPEGRRRLEDHVFIAEAYLRAENVSVLSDYVCYYHVRRDDASNAGFQQFEPAGYFKNLREALDVVETYTKPGDLRDRLFRRWLRNEMVERMRGRRLLGLPEDYRRALFAEIHSTVVDRFGPGVAAGLPPAQRVVAALITADRYDDLMAFAEWEAGIALRAVPEGVEWRDGVLEVSLSAEFTSGGEPMRFPARGALAQDAPPLDAAEAIAWVCADSVARFDKATGDLLLRERTSAAQHFQPVRVVRETVPDQGGDRVRLVLRATASVDPATAAGGAAPDDGLWDAFVRVRLGGWTKECRLGPAPAENRPRPQAGLGGGRVVLPYWTHPHGNFALDVDRATKRLGLDRVTPGTVAVDGARISTAVPFQAAGETKVVLRLGAAEIVDVPGTLSPAADERLGSVLEADLPLAELSGARWRVALSPVPNAPEPRFLVLPLALRVSGDTVRPVAAPGHGAAQRLARRVRRTLGRVLRGAAHRVRNRGK, encoded by the coding sequence ATGCCGGTCAAGGTCAGCGTCGTCGTCCCCGTGTACAACCCCGGGGTCTACATCGAGGACTGCATCGCGTCTCTGAAGAGGCAGTCGCTGCCTCCCGACGAGTACGAAGTGATCTTCGTCGACGACGGTTCCACCGACTCAACGCCCGGCCGGCTCGATGAGCTCGCTGCCGAGGACCCACGCGTCCGAGTCATCCACCAGGAGAACTCCGGCTGGTCCGGCAAGCCCCGCAACGTCGGGATCGAGGCCGCCCGGGGCGAGTTCGTGATGTTCGTCGACAACGACGACTACCTCGGCAACGAGGCCCTGGAGCGGATGTACGACTACGGCGTGGCCAACGGCGCCGATGTGATCGTGGGCAAGATGGCCGGCAAGGGCCGTCCCGTGCCGGTGGAGCTGTTCCGCCGCAACCGCCCGCACGCGAGCGTCGAGAACGCGCCGCTGATCGACAGCCTCACGCCGCACAAGATGTTCCGCCGGGCCTTCCTGGACGACATCGGCCTGCGCTTCCCGGAGGGCAGGCGGCGCCTCGAGGACCATGTCTTCATCGCCGAGGCGTATCTGCGCGCGGAGAACGTGTCCGTGCTCAGCGACTACGTCTGCTACTACCACGTACGCCGGGACGACGCCTCCAACGCCGGTTTCCAGCAGTTCGAGCCGGCCGGGTACTTCAAGAACCTGCGTGAGGCCCTCGACGTCGTCGAGACCTACACGAAGCCGGGCGATCTGCGGGACCGCCTCTTCCGGCGCTGGCTGCGCAACGAGATGGTCGAGCGGATGCGCGGCCGGCGTCTGCTCGGGCTGCCCGAGGACTACCGCCGGGCCCTGTTCGCGGAGATCCACTCGACCGTCGTCGACCGCTTCGGGCCCGGTGTCGCGGCCGGTCTGCCGCCCGCCCAGCGGGTGGTGGCCGCGCTGATCACCGCGGACCGCTACGACGACCTCATGGCGTTCGCCGAGTGGGAGGCCGGAATCGCCCTGAGGGCCGTTCCGGAGGGCGTCGAGTGGCGGGACGGGGTGCTGGAGGTCTCGCTGAGCGCCGAGTTCACCTCGGGCGGCGAGCCGATGCGGTTCCCCGCGCGGGGCGCCCTGGCGCAGGACGCTCCGCCGCTGGACGCGGCCGAGGCGATCGCCTGGGTGTGCGCCGACTCCGTCGCCCGCTTCGACAAGGCCACGGGCGATCTGCTGCTGCGTGAACGGACCAGCGCCGCCCAGCACTTCCAGCCCGTGCGGGTCGTCCGGGAGACGGTGCCCGACCAGGGCGGCGACCGGGTGCGCCTGGTGCTGCGGGCCACGGCGTCCGTCGATCCCGCCACGGCGGCGGGCGGGGCGGCGCCGGACGACGGTCTGTGGGACGCCTTCGTACGGGTCCGGCTGGGCGGCTGGACCAAGGAGTGCCGGCTGGGTCCTGCCCCGGCCGAGAACCGGCCCCGGCCGCAGGCCGGCCTGGGCGGCGGGCGCGTGGTCCTGCCGTACTGGACCCATCCGCACGGCAACTTCGCCCTCGACGTGGACCGGGCGACCAAGCGGCTCGGCCTCGACCGGGTCACGCCGGGCACCGTCGCGGTGGACGGCGCCCGGATCAGCACCGCCGTGCCGTTCCAGGCCGCCGGGGAGACCAAGGTGGTGCTGCGGCTCGGCGCGGCCGAGATCGTCGATGTGCCGGGCACCCTCTCCCCCGCCGCGGACGAGCGGCTGGGGTCGGTGCTGGAGGCCGATCTGCCGCTCGCCGAGCTGAGCGGGGCGCGGTGGCGGGTGGCGCTGAGCCCGGTGCCGAACGCGCCCGAGCCGCGCTTCCTCGTGCTGCCGCTCGCCCTGCGCGTCTCCGGGGACACCGTCCGTCCGGTGGCCGCGCCCGGCCACGGCGCCGCGCAGCGGCTGGCCCGCAGGGTCCGGCGCACCCTGGGCAGGGTGCTGCGCGGGGCGGCCCACCGGGTCAGGAACCGCGGCAAGTAG